One Festucalex cinctus isolate MCC-2025b chromosome 1, RoL_Fcin_1.0, whole genome shotgun sequence genomic region harbors:
- the LOC144030332 gene encoding uncharacterized protein LOC144030332 isoform X1 has protein sequence MFRVSYIIRLDNQNPLCHRKMANNGRTVQRRRNRVTPQKDAEQHVLLEKDKMGLRESFINPFKGRGVVATQTFTKEEFVLEYRGKLCEQGLEQNLERNEQEAVFLFYFNWRGKGWCLDASDEDQSLGRLVNDNHIKPNCKMKVIEVGGLPHLCLFAIRDIAPGEELSYNYGNSDWPWRKKTPSLEAAEDTNASKRPKTPSLEAAEDTSASKRPKTPSLEAAAHTSSSKRPKTPSLEAAEDTSANKRPKTPSLEAAEDMSASKRPKTPSLEAAAHTSSSKRPKTPSLEAAEDTSASKRPKTPSLEVAEDMSAGDRCQQTPPLEVGDDRMDAGDRPQQTPLCEVTDDILNVANSPQSSTCLDESPEISDDTDYDDKDYIPETEKQNMFDSDDSIDLCPLEKTSSSSVFPSLANSAIDAQTSEKTKTNTSRKRSLLKVSGTRNQSPLKKSRVQCISESIKVSPPSNSKIKRVYDKRNYCLYCLTPSSKIARHLEAKHADKEEVAKAFMHPKNSQARRDELNILRRRGNYAHNSLIVRSGEGDLQACYRPRERKQGSDFIHCFHCQGLYAKKTIWKHIKICPAKKKSEKELGVSKKRVQSRCALKTAVACEISDGLKTVLSCMIYDEVTRVIYDDDLLLKFGQHLFDLNGSRKNRHDYIRQRLRELGRLLTEARKNSSIRKAVELIYPANFNRVITAVKVLAGHNSENNTYKKPSLALKIGHSLGVLSELIESDSLSSVDRDECLLEYAREFKTIKNFRWKALISRGATTTMTEAKWNAPQILPFTEDVKLLDEHVEKSREVAERMLKLCPSASNYAALAKVTLAQVIIFNRRREGEVSRMELSTFVERKELEHNEDMAACLTPLENKMCEFFTRLEIRGKRGRGVPVLLKPSMVSAMELLAQTREMCGVLKENVFMFGRPEAMTAYRGGECIQKLAKESGAKNPEALTSTRLRKHIATMSQVLNLQENEADQLADFLGHDIRVHRQYYRLPQGTLQLAKMSKMLLAVEQGTLSQYKGQTLDDVQIDPQEKVDSTQDPEESSDEESDLTVPEATGEADVEEEAATSLPSSSKTTLIEDMGVSQMTGGITKRKWTDAEIYAVEKHMMHFIHKCQVPQKLDCLRCINSEPHALKNRTWTGVKNFVRNRITTLKRRASAKC, from the exons ATGTTCAGAGTGAGTTACATAATCCGCCTTGATAACCAAAACCCTCTTTGCCATAGAAAGATGGCAAACAATGGAAGAACAGTGCAAAGGCGGAGGAATCGGGTCACTCCACAAAAAGATGCTGAGCAGCATGTACTATTGGAAAAGGATAAGATGGGACTTAGAGAGTCCTTCATTAACCCATTCAAAG GTCGAGGTGTGGTTGCTACACAGACTTttaccaaagaagaatttgtgcTGGAGTACCGTGGAAAGCTTTGTGAACAAGGTCTTGAGCAAAATTTGGAGCGTAATGAACAAGAAGCAGTCttcctattttatttcaactggAGAGGTAAAGGTTGGTG TCTTGATGCATCAGATGAAGACCAGTCATTGGGAAGGCTCGTAAATGACAACCACATAAAGCCAAACTGCAAGATGAAGGTTATTGAAGTTGGTGGTTTGCCACATCTTTGCCTTTTTGCAATCCGAGACATCGCTCCAGGTGAAGAATTGTCGTATAACTACGGAAATTCAGACTGGCCTTGGCGCAAAAAG ACACCATCACTTGAGGCCGCTGAAGACACGAATGCAAGCAAAAGACCTAAG ACACCATCACTTGAGGCCGCTGAAGACACGAGTGCTAGCAAAAGACCTAAG acaccatcacttgaggccgctgcacacacgagttcAAGCAAAAGACCTAAG ACACCATCACTTGAGGCCGCTGAAGACACGAGTGCGAACAAAAGACCTAAG ACACCATCACTTGAGGCCGCTGAAGACATGAGTGCGAGCAAAAGACCTAAG acaccatcacttgaggccgctgcacacacgagttcAAGCAAAAGACCTAAG ACACCATCACTTGAGGCCGCTGAAGACACGAGTGCTAGCAAAAGACCTAAG ACACCATCTCTTGAAGTTGCTGAAGACATGAGTGCTGGCGACAGATGTCAG CAGACACCACCTCTCGAGGTGGGAGATGACAGGATGGATGCTGGCGACAGGCCTCAG CAGACACCATTATGTGAAGTCACAGATGATATCCTAAATGTTGCCAATAGTCCTCAG tcTTCCACATGTTTGGACGAATCACCGGAGATCTCTGATGATACAGACTATGATGATAAAGATTATATTCcagaaacagaaaaacaaaatatgttcgACTCTGACGATAGCATAGACTTGTGTCCACTGGAGAAAACATCATCTTCATCTGTCTTCCCATCTTTGGCTAATTCAGCTATTGATGCTCAAACCTCTGAGAAGACAAAGACAAACACTTCAAGGAAGAGGAGCCTACTTAAGGTCTCTGGGACAAGAAACCAAAGTCCTCTGAAAAAAAGCAGAGTCCAGTGTATTTCAGAATCTATCAAAGTGTCTCCACCCTCAAACTCTAAAATTAAGAGAGTATATGATAAACGGAACTACTGTCTGTATTGTCTAACGCCCTCATCAAAAATTGCAAGACATCTAGAAGCTAAGCATGCAGATAAAGAAGAGGTTGCGAAAGCATTCATGCATCCAAAGAATTCACAGGCAAGACGAGATGAGTTGAATATTTTACGACGCCGTGGAAATTATGCTCACAATTCTCTTATTGTGAGGAGTGGAGAAGGAGATCTGCAGGCCTGCTATAGACCTCGGGAAAGAAAACAAGGTTCCGATTTTATCCATTGTTTTCATTGCCAAGGGCTctatgccaagaaaacaatctgGAAGCACATTaaaatctgtcctgccaagaaaaaatctgagaaggaATTAGGTGTTTCTAAAAAGCGAGTTCAATCAAGATGTGCATTAAAAACTGCAGTAGCATGTGAAATTAGTGACGGATTAAAAACTGTACTTTCCTGCATGATCTACGATGAGGTGACTCGTGTGATCTATGACGACGACCTACTCTTAAAGTTTGGACAGCATCTCTTTGATCTAAATGGATCAAGAAAGAACCGACATGACTACATAAGGCAAAGACTTAGAGAACTTGGTAGACTGCTGACAGAGGCCCGGAAGAATTCATCTATTCGCAAGGCAGTGGAGCTCATCTATCCTGCAAACTTTAATCGTGTGATAACTGCAGTGAAGGTATTGGCTGGGCACAACTCggaaaacaacacatacaaaaaaccCTCCTTAGCCTTAAAAATTGGTCACAGTCTGGGTGTACTTAGTGAGCTGATTGAAAGTGATAGTTTGTCTTCAGTTGACAGAGATGAGTGCTTGTTGGAATATGCTAGAGAATTTAAGACAATCAAAAATTTCAGATGGAAGGCATTGATTAGCAGAGGTGCGACGACGACAATGACAGAGGCAAAGTGGAATGCACCACAGATTTTACCTTTCACTGAAGATGTCAAACTTTTGGACGAACATGTGGAAAAGAGTAGAGAAGTTGCAGAAAGAATGCTTAAACTCTGTCCTTCTGCGAGTAATTATGCAGCACTGGCGAAAGTGACACTGGCTCAGGTGATAATTTTCAACAGAAGAAGAGAAGGAGAGGTGTCAAGAATGGAACTGTCTACTTTCGTAGAAAGGAAAGAGCTGGAACATAACGAGGACATGGCAGCCTGTCTCACCCCTCTGGAGAACAAGATGTGCGAGTTTTTCACTAGATTAGAAATCAGGGGGAAACGAGGAAGAGGTGTCCCTGTGCTCCTAAAACCATCAATGGTCTCAGCCATGGAGCTCCTAGCTCAAACCCGTGAGATGTGTGGAGtcttaaaagaaaatgtattcatgtttggaagaccggAAGCCATGACTGCTTACAGAGGGGGAGAGTGCATCCAAAAGCTTGCAAAGGAGAGTGGTGCTAAAAATCCAGAGGCCTTAACATCAACAAGGCTCAGGAAGCACATAGCTACAATGTCACAGGTTCTTAATCTTCAAGAAAATGAAGCAGACCAACTTGCGGACTTTCTGGGACATGACATTCGTGTGCACAGGCAGTATTATCGACTACCACAAGGAACACTACAGCTTGCCAAAATGAGCAAAATGTTGTTAGCTGTGGAGCAAGGAACCCTCTCCCAGTATAAAGGTCAAACCCTTGATGACGTTCAGATTGACCCGCAAG AAAAAGTTGACTCTACACAAGACCCAGAGGAATCAAGCGATGAGGAAAGTGATCTCACAGTCCCAGAAGCTACAGGGGAAGCAGATGTTGAGGAAGAGGCTGCAACATCCCTTCCATCTTCTTCCAAGACCACTCTCATTGAAG ATATGGGAGTTTCCCAGATGACAGGAGGCATCACCAAACGTAAGTGGACCGATGCTGAAATATATGCTGTCGAAAAGCACATGATGCACTTCATCCATAAATGCCAGGTACCACAAAAGTTGGACTGCCTTCGCTGTATTAATTCTGAACCACATGCCCTAAAAAATCGCACTTGGACTGGTGTCAAAAACTTTGTCAGAAACCGCATTACGACCTTAAAGAGAAGGGCTTCTGCCAAATGCTAA
- the LOC144030332 gene encoding uncharacterized protein LOC144030332 isoform X2 produces the protein MFRVSYIIRLDNQNPLCHRKMANNGRTVQRRRNRVTPQKDAEQHVLLEKDKMGLRESFINPFKGRGVVATQTFTKEEFVLEYRGKLCEQGLEQNLERNEQEAVFLFYFNWRGKGWCLDASDEDQSLGRLVNDNHIKPNCKMKVIEVGGLPHLCLFAIRDIAPGEELSYNYGNSDWPWRKKTPSLEAAEDTNASKRPKTPSLEAAEDTSASKRPKTPSLEAAAHTSSSKRPKTPSLEAAEDTSANKRPKTPSLEAAEDMSASKRPKTPSLEAAAHTSSSKRPKTPSLEAAEDTSASKRPKTPSLEVAEDMSAGDRCQTPPLEVGDDRMDAGDRPQQTPLCEVTDDILNVANSPQSSTCLDESPEISDDTDYDDKDYIPETEKQNMFDSDDSIDLCPLEKTSSSSVFPSLANSAIDAQTSEKTKTNTSRKRSLLKVSGTRNQSPLKKSRVQCISESIKVSPPSNSKIKRVYDKRNYCLYCLTPSSKIARHLEAKHADKEEVAKAFMHPKNSQARRDELNILRRRGNYAHNSLIVRSGEGDLQACYRPRERKQGSDFIHCFHCQGLYAKKTIWKHIKICPAKKKSEKELGVSKKRVQSRCALKTAVACEISDGLKTVLSCMIYDEVTRVIYDDDLLLKFGQHLFDLNGSRKNRHDYIRQRLRELGRLLTEARKNSSIRKAVELIYPANFNRVITAVKVLAGHNSENNTYKKPSLALKIGHSLGVLSELIESDSLSSVDRDECLLEYAREFKTIKNFRWKALISRGATTTMTEAKWNAPQILPFTEDVKLLDEHVEKSREVAERMLKLCPSASNYAALAKVTLAQVIIFNRRREGEVSRMELSTFVERKELEHNEDMAACLTPLENKMCEFFTRLEIRGKRGRGVPVLLKPSMVSAMELLAQTREMCGVLKENVFMFGRPEAMTAYRGGECIQKLAKESGAKNPEALTSTRLRKHIATMSQVLNLQENEADQLADFLGHDIRVHRQYYRLPQGTLQLAKMSKMLLAVEQGTLSQYKGQTLDDVQIDPQEKVDSTQDPEESSDEESDLTVPEATGEADVEEEAATSLPSSSKTTLIEDMGVSQMTGGITKRKWTDAEIYAVEKHMMHFIHKCQVPQKLDCLRCINSEPHALKNRTWTGVKNFVRNRITTLKRRASAKC, from the exons ATGTTCAGAGTGAGTTACATAATCCGCCTTGATAACCAAAACCCTCTTTGCCATAGAAAGATGGCAAACAATGGAAGAACAGTGCAAAGGCGGAGGAATCGGGTCACTCCACAAAAAGATGCTGAGCAGCATGTACTATTGGAAAAGGATAAGATGGGACTTAGAGAGTCCTTCATTAACCCATTCAAAG GTCGAGGTGTGGTTGCTACACAGACTTttaccaaagaagaatttgtgcTGGAGTACCGTGGAAAGCTTTGTGAACAAGGTCTTGAGCAAAATTTGGAGCGTAATGAACAAGAAGCAGTCttcctattttatttcaactggAGAGGTAAAGGTTGGTG TCTTGATGCATCAGATGAAGACCAGTCATTGGGAAGGCTCGTAAATGACAACCACATAAAGCCAAACTGCAAGATGAAGGTTATTGAAGTTGGTGGTTTGCCACATCTTTGCCTTTTTGCAATCCGAGACATCGCTCCAGGTGAAGAATTGTCGTATAACTACGGAAATTCAGACTGGCCTTGGCGCAAAAAG ACACCATCACTTGAGGCCGCTGAAGACACGAATGCAAGCAAAAGACCTAAG ACACCATCACTTGAGGCCGCTGAAGACACGAGTGCTAGCAAAAGACCTAAG acaccatcacttgaggccgctgcacacacgagttcAAGCAAAAGACCTAAG ACACCATCACTTGAGGCCGCTGAAGACACGAGTGCGAACAAAAGACCTAAG ACACCATCACTTGAGGCCGCTGAAGACATGAGTGCGAGCAAAAGACCTAAG acaccatcacttgaggccgctgcacacacgagttcAAGCAAAAGACCTAAG ACACCATCACTTGAGGCCGCTGAAGACACGAGTGCTAGCAAAAGACCTAAG ACACCATCTCTTGAAGTTGCTGAAGACATGAGTGCTGGCGACAGATGTCAG ACACCACCTCTCGAGGTGGGAGATGACAGGATGGATGCTGGCGACAGGCCTCAG CAGACACCATTATGTGAAGTCACAGATGATATCCTAAATGTTGCCAATAGTCCTCAG tcTTCCACATGTTTGGACGAATCACCGGAGATCTCTGATGATACAGACTATGATGATAAAGATTATATTCcagaaacagaaaaacaaaatatgttcgACTCTGACGATAGCATAGACTTGTGTCCACTGGAGAAAACATCATCTTCATCTGTCTTCCCATCTTTGGCTAATTCAGCTATTGATGCTCAAACCTCTGAGAAGACAAAGACAAACACTTCAAGGAAGAGGAGCCTACTTAAGGTCTCTGGGACAAGAAACCAAAGTCCTCTGAAAAAAAGCAGAGTCCAGTGTATTTCAGAATCTATCAAAGTGTCTCCACCCTCAAACTCTAAAATTAAGAGAGTATATGATAAACGGAACTACTGTCTGTATTGTCTAACGCCCTCATCAAAAATTGCAAGACATCTAGAAGCTAAGCATGCAGATAAAGAAGAGGTTGCGAAAGCATTCATGCATCCAAAGAATTCACAGGCAAGACGAGATGAGTTGAATATTTTACGACGCCGTGGAAATTATGCTCACAATTCTCTTATTGTGAGGAGTGGAGAAGGAGATCTGCAGGCCTGCTATAGACCTCGGGAAAGAAAACAAGGTTCCGATTTTATCCATTGTTTTCATTGCCAAGGGCTctatgccaagaaaacaatctgGAAGCACATTaaaatctgtcctgccaagaaaaaatctgagaaggaATTAGGTGTTTCTAAAAAGCGAGTTCAATCAAGATGTGCATTAAAAACTGCAGTAGCATGTGAAATTAGTGACGGATTAAAAACTGTACTTTCCTGCATGATCTACGATGAGGTGACTCGTGTGATCTATGACGACGACCTACTCTTAAAGTTTGGACAGCATCTCTTTGATCTAAATGGATCAAGAAAGAACCGACATGACTACATAAGGCAAAGACTTAGAGAACTTGGTAGACTGCTGACAGAGGCCCGGAAGAATTCATCTATTCGCAAGGCAGTGGAGCTCATCTATCCTGCAAACTTTAATCGTGTGATAACTGCAGTGAAGGTATTGGCTGGGCACAACTCggaaaacaacacatacaaaaaaccCTCCTTAGCCTTAAAAATTGGTCACAGTCTGGGTGTACTTAGTGAGCTGATTGAAAGTGATAGTTTGTCTTCAGTTGACAGAGATGAGTGCTTGTTGGAATATGCTAGAGAATTTAAGACAATCAAAAATTTCAGATGGAAGGCATTGATTAGCAGAGGTGCGACGACGACAATGACAGAGGCAAAGTGGAATGCACCACAGATTTTACCTTTCACTGAAGATGTCAAACTTTTGGACGAACATGTGGAAAAGAGTAGAGAAGTTGCAGAAAGAATGCTTAAACTCTGTCCTTCTGCGAGTAATTATGCAGCACTGGCGAAAGTGACACTGGCTCAGGTGATAATTTTCAACAGAAGAAGAGAAGGAGAGGTGTCAAGAATGGAACTGTCTACTTTCGTAGAAAGGAAAGAGCTGGAACATAACGAGGACATGGCAGCCTGTCTCACCCCTCTGGAGAACAAGATGTGCGAGTTTTTCACTAGATTAGAAATCAGGGGGAAACGAGGAAGAGGTGTCCCTGTGCTCCTAAAACCATCAATGGTCTCAGCCATGGAGCTCCTAGCTCAAACCCGTGAGATGTGTGGAGtcttaaaagaaaatgtattcatgtttggaagaccggAAGCCATGACTGCTTACAGAGGGGGAGAGTGCATCCAAAAGCTTGCAAAGGAGAGTGGTGCTAAAAATCCAGAGGCCTTAACATCAACAAGGCTCAGGAAGCACATAGCTACAATGTCACAGGTTCTTAATCTTCAAGAAAATGAAGCAGACCAACTTGCGGACTTTCTGGGACATGACATTCGTGTGCACAGGCAGTATTATCGACTACCACAAGGAACACTACAGCTTGCCAAAATGAGCAAAATGTTGTTAGCTGTGGAGCAAGGAACCCTCTCCCAGTATAAAGGTCAAACCCTTGATGACGTTCAGATTGACCCGCAAG AAAAAGTTGACTCTACACAAGACCCAGAGGAATCAAGCGATGAGGAAAGTGATCTCACAGTCCCAGAAGCTACAGGGGAAGCAGATGTTGAGGAAGAGGCTGCAACATCCCTTCCATCTTCTTCCAAGACCACTCTCATTGAAG ATATGGGAGTTTCCCAGATGACAGGAGGCATCACCAAACGTAAGTGGACCGATGCTGAAATATATGCTGTCGAAAAGCACATGATGCACTTCATCCATAAATGCCAGGTACCACAAAAGTTGGACTGCCTTCGCTGTATTAATTCTGAACCACATGCCCTAAAAAATCGCACTTGGACTGGTGTCAAAAACTTTGTCAGAAACCGCATTACGACCTTAAAGAGAAGGGCTTCTGCCAAATGCTAA
- the LOC144030332 gene encoding uncharacterized protein LOC144030332 isoform X4, translating to MFRVSYIIRLDNQNPLCHRKMANNGRTVQRRRNRVTPQKDAEQHVLLEKDKMGLRESFINPFKGRGVVATQTFTKEEFVLEYRGKLCEQGLEQNLERNEQEAVFLFYFNWRGKGWCLDASDEDQSLGRLVNDNHIKPNCKMKVIEVGGLPHLCLFAIRDIAPGEELSYNYGNSDWPWRKKTPSLEAAEDTNASKRPKTPSLEAAEDTSASKRPKTPSLEAAAHTSSSKRPKTPSLEAAEDTSANKRPKTPSLEAAEDMSASKRPKTPSLEAAAHTSSSKRPKTPSLEAAEDTSASKRPKTPSLEVAEDMSAGDRCQTPPLEVGDDRMDAGDRPQTPLCEVTDDILNVANSPQSSTCLDESPEISDDTDYDDKDYIPETEKQNMFDSDDSIDLCPLEKTSSSSVFPSLANSAIDAQTSEKTKTNTSRKRSLLKVSGTRNQSPLKKSRVQCISESIKVSPPSNSKIKRVYDKRNYCLYCLTPSSKIARHLEAKHADKEEVAKAFMHPKNSQARRDELNILRRRGNYAHNSLIVRSGEGDLQACYRPRERKQGSDFIHCFHCQGLYAKKTIWKHIKICPAKKKSEKELGVSKKRVQSRCALKTAVACEISDGLKTVLSCMIYDEVTRVIYDDDLLLKFGQHLFDLNGSRKNRHDYIRQRLRELGRLLTEARKNSSIRKAVELIYPANFNRVITAVKVLAGHNSENNTYKKPSLALKIGHSLGVLSELIESDSLSSVDRDECLLEYAREFKTIKNFRWKALISRGATTTMTEAKWNAPQILPFTEDVKLLDEHVEKSREVAERMLKLCPSASNYAALAKVTLAQVIIFNRRREGEVSRMELSTFVERKELEHNEDMAACLTPLENKMCEFFTRLEIRGKRGRGVPVLLKPSMVSAMELLAQTREMCGVLKENVFMFGRPEAMTAYRGGECIQKLAKESGAKNPEALTSTRLRKHIATMSQVLNLQENEADQLADFLGHDIRVHRQYYRLPQGTLQLAKMSKMLLAVEQGTLSQYKGQTLDDVQIDPQEKVDSTQDPEESSDEESDLTVPEATGEADVEEEAATSLPSSSKTTLIEDMGVSQMTGGITKRKWTDAEIYAVEKHMMHFIHKCQVPQKLDCLRCINSEPHALKNRTWTGVKNFVRNRITTLKRRASAKC from the exons ATGTTCAGAGTGAGTTACATAATCCGCCTTGATAACCAAAACCCTCTTTGCCATAGAAAGATGGCAAACAATGGAAGAACAGTGCAAAGGCGGAGGAATCGGGTCACTCCACAAAAAGATGCTGAGCAGCATGTACTATTGGAAAAGGATAAGATGGGACTTAGAGAGTCCTTCATTAACCCATTCAAAG GTCGAGGTGTGGTTGCTACACAGACTTttaccaaagaagaatttgtgcTGGAGTACCGTGGAAAGCTTTGTGAACAAGGTCTTGAGCAAAATTTGGAGCGTAATGAACAAGAAGCAGTCttcctattttatttcaactggAGAGGTAAAGGTTGGTG TCTTGATGCATCAGATGAAGACCAGTCATTGGGAAGGCTCGTAAATGACAACCACATAAAGCCAAACTGCAAGATGAAGGTTATTGAAGTTGGTGGTTTGCCACATCTTTGCCTTTTTGCAATCCGAGACATCGCTCCAGGTGAAGAATTGTCGTATAACTACGGAAATTCAGACTGGCCTTGGCGCAAAAAG ACACCATCACTTGAGGCCGCTGAAGACACGAATGCAAGCAAAAGACCTAAG ACACCATCACTTGAGGCCGCTGAAGACACGAGTGCTAGCAAAAGACCTAAG acaccatcacttgaggccgctgcacacacgagttcAAGCAAAAGACCTAAG ACACCATCACTTGAGGCCGCTGAAGACACGAGTGCGAACAAAAGACCTAAG ACACCATCACTTGAGGCCGCTGAAGACATGAGTGCGAGCAAAAGACCTAAG acaccatcacttgaggccgctgcacacacgagttcAAGCAAAAGACCTAAG ACACCATCACTTGAGGCCGCTGAAGACACGAGTGCTAGCAAAAGACCTAAG ACACCATCTCTTGAAGTTGCTGAAGACATGAGTGCTGGCGACAGATGTCAG ACACCACCTCTCGAGGTGGGAGATGACAGGATGGATGCTGGCGACAGGCCTCAG ACACCATTATGTGAAGTCACAGATGATATCCTAAATGTTGCCAATAGTCCTCAG tcTTCCACATGTTTGGACGAATCACCGGAGATCTCTGATGATACAGACTATGATGATAAAGATTATATTCcagaaacagaaaaacaaaatatgttcgACTCTGACGATAGCATAGACTTGTGTCCACTGGAGAAAACATCATCTTCATCTGTCTTCCCATCTTTGGCTAATTCAGCTATTGATGCTCAAACCTCTGAGAAGACAAAGACAAACACTTCAAGGAAGAGGAGCCTACTTAAGGTCTCTGGGACAAGAAACCAAAGTCCTCTGAAAAAAAGCAGAGTCCAGTGTATTTCAGAATCTATCAAAGTGTCTCCACCCTCAAACTCTAAAATTAAGAGAGTATATGATAAACGGAACTACTGTCTGTATTGTCTAACGCCCTCATCAAAAATTGCAAGACATCTAGAAGCTAAGCATGCAGATAAAGAAGAGGTTGCGAAAGCATTCATGCATCCAAAGAATTCACAGGCAAGACGAGATGAGTTGAATATTTTACGACGCCGTGGAAATTATGCTCACAATTCTCTTATTGTGAGGAGTGGAGAAGGAGATCTGCAGGCCTGCTATAGACCTCGGGAAAGAAAACAAGGTTCCGATTTTATCCATTGTTTTCATTGCCAAGGGCTctatgccaagaaaacaatctgGAAGCACATTaaaatctgtcctgccaagaaaaaatctgagaaggaATTAGGTGTTTCTAAAAAGCGAGTTCAATCAAGATGTGCATTAAAAACTGCAGTAGCATGTGAAATTAGTGACGGATTAAAAACTGTACTTTCCTGCATGATCTACGATGAGGTGACTCGTGTGATCTATGACGACGACCTACTCTTAAAGTTTGGACAGCATCTCTTTGATCTAAATGGATCAAGAAAGAACCGACATGACTACATAAGGCAAAGACTTAGAGAACTTGGTAGACTGCTGACAGAGGCCCGGAAGAATTCATCTATTCGCAAGGCAGTGGAGCTCATCTATCCTGCAAACTTTAATCGTGTGATAACTGCAGTGAAGGTATTGGCTGGGCACAACTCggaaaacaacacatacaaaaaaccCTCCTTAGCCTTAAAAATTGGTCACAGTCTGGGTGTACTTAGTGAGCTGATTGAAAGTGATAGTTTGTCTTCAGTTGACAGAGATGAGTGCTTGTTGGAATATGCTAGAGAATTTAAGACAATCAAAAATTTCAGATGGAAGGCATTGATTAGCAGAGGTGCGACGACGACAATGACAGAGGCAAAGTGGAATGCACCACAGATTTTACCTTTCACTGAAGATGTCAAACTTTTGGACGAACATGTGGAAAAGAGTAGAGAAGTTGCAGAAAGAATGCTTAAACTCTGTCCTTCTGCGAGTAATTATGCAGCACTGGCGAAAGTGACACTGGCTCAGGTGATAATTTTCAACAGAAGAAGAGAAGGAGAGGTGTCAAGAATGGAACTGTCTACTTTCGTAGAAAGGAAAGAGCTGGAACATAACGAGGACATGGCAGCCTGTCTCACCCCTCTGGAGAACAAGATGTGCGAGTTTTTCACTAGATTAGAAATCAGGGGGAAACGAGGAAGAGGTGTCCCTGTGCTCCTAAAACCATCAATGGTCTCAGCCATGGAGCTCCTAGCTCAAACCCGTGAGATGTGTGGAGtcttaaaagaaaatgtattcatgtttggaagaccggAAGCCATGACTGCTTACAGAGGGGGAGAGTGCATCCAAAAGCTTGCAAAGGAGAGTGGTGCTAAAAATCCAGAGGCCTTAACATCAACAAGGCTCAGGAAGCACATAGCTACAATGTCACAGGTTCTTAATCTTCAAGAAAATGAAGCAGACCAACTTGCGGACTTTCTGGGACATGACATTCGTGTGCACAGGCAGTATTATCGACTACCACAAGGAACACTACAGCTTGCCAAAATGAGCAAAATGTTGTTAGCTGTGGAGCAAGGAACCCTCTCCCAGTATAAAGGTCAAACCCTTGATGACGTTCAGATTGACCCGCAAG AAAAAGTTGACTCTACACAAGACCCAGAGGAATCAAGCGATGAGGAAAGTGATCTCACAGTCCCAGAAGCTACAGGGGAAGCAGATGTTGAGGAAGAGGCTGCAACATCCCTTCCATCTTCTTCCAAGACCACTCTCATTGAAG ATATGGGAGTTTCCCAGATGACAGGAGGCATCACCAAACGTAAGTGGACCGATGCTGAAATATATGCTGTCGAAAAGCACATGATGCACTTCATCCATAAATGCCAGGTACCACAAAAGTTGGACTGCCTTCGCTGTATTAATTCTGAACCACATGCCCTAAAAAATCGCACTTGGACTGGTGTCAAAAACTTTGTCAGAAACCGCATTACGACCTTAAAGAGAAGGGCTTCTGCCAAATGCTAA